In Cryptomeria japonica chromosome 10, Sugi_1.0, whole genome shotgun sequence, a genomic segment contains:
- the LOC131076930 gene encoding cytochrome P450 734A1: MEWVFWCLAAVCAGLILFLLKIATTIWWKPLQLKKSFEAQGIRGPPYSLFYGSTTDISRMMDEQKSKPMPLSHDILPRVLPHFHEWTKTYGQDFIFWFGPQPRLVVPHPELIKEICSTKFGSYRKLLPSSNPLSRQLLGQGLTGLTGEKWAQHRKIINPAFHMNLLKGMIPTIAKSSASMLDEWSKLVLSGASEIDVQKEFRDLTADIIARTAFGSSFTEGKDIFDMQAKQMILISELFRTVYIPGFRFLPTTKNRQLWNLEKEIRRSLRQVIDAREKTAEMEKTGGYGADLLGLMMSQSKEQGRGNVKSNGSLSTEEIIDECKTFYLAGHETTSVLLTWTIILLGTHQDWQEQGRREVLQVCGKNNYPDADCLNHLKIVGMIINEAFRLYPPVVYLLRQACEPTKLGRLSIPAGTQLVLSILAMHHDPALWGNDAKDFNPGRFSEGIAKAAKHPMAFMPFGTGPTICVGQNFAMLEAKLVLAMILQKFSFVTSPSYAHAPVILGTLRPQYGAQVILHMD, translated from the exons ATGGAGTGGGTATTCTGGTGTTTGGCGGCTGTCTGTGCTGGTTTAATTTTGTTTTTGCTCAAGATTGCAACAACGATATGGTGGAAGCCTCTGCAACTGAAAAAGAGCTTTGAAGCCCAAGGAATCAGAGGCCCTCCATACAGCCTATTCTATGGGAGTACCACAGATATATCCAGAATGATGGATGAGCAGAAGTCCAAACCCATGCCACTCTCACATGACATACTCCCTCGAGTTCTTCCCCATTTTCATGAGTGGACCAAAACCTATG GTCAGGATTTTATTTTCTGGTTTGGCCCTCAACCCAGGTTGGTTGTTCCCCACCCTGAGCTTATCAAGGAGATATGTTCCACTAAATTTGGCAGCTATAGAAAGCTTCTTCCGTCTAGTAATCCCCTTTCAAGACAGCTGCTTGGACAGGGACTTACAGGGTTGACAGGTGAGAAATGGGCTCAGCACAGGAAAATCATCAATCCTGCTTTCCATATGAATCTCTTGAAG GGTATGATTCCAACAATTGCGAAAAGCAGTGCCAGTATGTTGGATGAATGGAGTAAATTGGTATTGTCAGGTGCGTCGGAAATTGATGTGCAAAAGGAGTTCCGCGATCTTACAGCAGATATCATTGCCCGCACAGCATTTGGTAGCAGCTTTACAGAGGGAAAAGATATATTTGATATGCAGGCCAAACAGATGATTCTTATATCTGAATTATTTCGCACTGTTTACATTCCAGGTTTCAG GTTTCTGCCTACTACAAAGAATAGGCAACTTTGGAATTTGGAGAAAGAAATAAGAAGATCCTTAAGACAAGTTATAGATGCCAGGGAAAAGACAGCTGAGATGGAAAAAACAGGTGGCTATGGTGCCGATCTGCTTGGTTTAATGATGTCTCAGAGCAAGGAGCAGGGGAGAGGCAATGTAAAAAGTAATGGAAGCCTGAGTACAGAGGAAATCATTGATGAATGTAAGACTTTCTACTTAGCCGGTCATGAAACAACATCAGTACTCTTGACATGGACTATAATACTGTTGGGCACACATCAAGATTGGCAAGAGCAAGGTCGCAGAGAGGTGCTGCAAGTATGTGGAAAAAACAATTACCCAGATGCAGACTGCTTAAATCACCTCAAAATT GTGGGAATGATCATAAATGAGGCCTTCAGACTTTATCCACCTGTAGTGTATCTATTGCGACAGGCATGTGAGCCAACGAAACTTGGAAGGCTCTCAATTCCTGCAGGCACTCAACTTGTGCTTTCGATCCTTGCAATGCACCATGATCCTGCTTTGTGGGGAAATGATGCCAAAGATTTCAACCCAGGGCGATTTAGTGAAGGAATTGCAAAGGCTGCAAAACATCCAATGGCATTCATGCCCTTTGGAACAGGTCCAACTATATGTGTGGGTCAGAATTTTGCCATGTTGGAAGCAAAACTAGTGCTGGCCATGATTCTGcaaaaattttcttttgtcacctcACCTTCTTATGCTCATGCTCCTGTCATTTTAGGAACTCTACGACCTCAATACGGAGCTCAGGTTATCCTCCACATGGACTAG
- the LOC131076951 gene encoding cytochrome P450 734A1, whose amino-acid sequence MECVFWGLAAVCAGLILFLVKIATRMWWKPLQVKKFYEAQGISGPPYRLFYGNTTDISRMIDEQKSKPMPLSHDILPRVFPHLHQWSRIYGYDYVFWFGPNARLVVPHPELIKDICSTKFDNYSKLPTNPLSRQLVGQGLVGLTGEKWARHRKIINPAFHMDLLKVRHSGALEIEVLKEFRELTADIIARTAFGSSFIEGKDIFGMQAKQMVLTSELFHTIYIPGFRFLPTAKNRQRWNLEKNIRRCLKQVIDARKKTAGMGKTGSYGADLLGFMMSESKQQGRVNAKSNASLSTEEIIDECKTFYFGGHETTSVLLTWTIILLGIHQDWQERGRREVLEACGRNNYPDADSLSRLKIVGMIINEVMRFYPPLVGVLRQACVPTKVGRITIPAGTQLELPIIAIHHDTALWGNDAKDFNPGRFSEGIAKAAKHPMAFMPFGTGPTKCVGQNFALLEAKLVLAMILQNFSFVTSPSYTHAPLLVFTLRPQYGAQVIFHVD is encoded by the exons atgGAATGCGTATTTTGGGGTTTGGCAGCTGTTTGTGCAGGTTTAATTTTGTTTTTGGTGAAGATTGCAACAAGGATGTGGTGGAAGCCTTTGCAAGTGAAAAAGTTCTATGAAGCCCAAGGAATCAGTGGCCCTCCATACAGGCTATTCTATGGGAATACCACAGATATATCCAGAATGATCGATGAGCAGAAGTCCAAACCCATGCCACTCTCACATGACATACTCCCTCGAGTTTTTCCCCATTTACATCAGTGGAGCAGAATTTATG GTTACGATTATGTTTTCTGGTTTGGGCCGAATGCTAGGTTGGTCGTTCCCCATCCAGAGCTTATTAAGGACATATGTTCCACTAAATTTGACAACTATTCAAAGCTTCCGACAAATCCCCTTTCAAGACAACTGGTTGGACAGGGACTTGTGGGGTTGACAGGTGAGAAATGGGCTCGGCACAGAAAAATCATCAATCCTGCTTTCCATATGGATCTTTTGAAGGTAAGGCAC TCAGGTGCATTGGAAATTGAAGTGCTGAAGGAGTTCCGTGAGCTCACAGCAGATATTATAGCCCGCACAGCATTTGGTAGCAGTTTTATAGAGGGAAAGGATATATTTGGTATGCAGGCTAAACAGATGGTTCTTACATCTGAATTATTTCACACTATTTATATTCCAGGTTTCAG GTTTCTGCCTACTGCAAAGAACAGGCAACGTTGGAATTTGGAGAAAAATATAAGAAGATGCTTAAAACAAGTTATAGATGCGAGGAAAAAGACTGCTGGAATGGGAAAAACAGGTAGCTATGGTGCCGATCTGCTTGGTTTTATGATGTCTGAGAGCAAGCAGCAGGGGAGAGTCAATGCAAAAAGTAATGCAAGCCTGAGCACAGAGGAAATCATTGATGAATGTAAGACTTTCTACTTTGGTGGTCATGAAACCACATCAGTACTGTTGACATGGACTATAATATTGTTGGGCATACATCAAGATTGGCAAGAGCGAGGTCGCAGagaggtgttggaagcatgtgggAGAAACAATTATCCAGATGCAGACAGCTTAAGTCGTCTCAAAATT GTGGGAATGATCATAAATGAGGTCATGAGATTTTATCCACCTTTAGTGGGTGTATTGAGACAGGCTTGTGTGCCAACGAAAGTTGGAAGGATCACAATTCCTGCAGGTACCCAACTTGAGCTTCCGATCATTGCAATTCACCATGATACTGCTCTGTGGGGAAATGATGCCAAAGATTTCAACCCAGGGCGATTTAGTGAAGGAATTGCAAAGGCTGCAAAGCATCCAATGGCATTCATGCCCTTTGGAACAGGTCCAACTAAATGTGTGGGTCAGAATTTTGCCTTGTTGGAAGCAAAATTAGTGCTGGCCATGATTCTGCAAAATTtttcttttgtgacttcaccatcttATACTCATGCTCCTTTGCTTGTATTTACTCTACGACCTCAATACGGAGCTCAGGTTATCTTCCACGTGGACTAA